A genomic segment from Nocardia cyriacigeorgica GUH-2 encodes:
- a CDS encoding ESX secretion-associated protein EspG, translated as MATWRFTGLEFQILWSAYGHDRLPYPLRYRPVADDFEDLRRQREAAVDVLLEKYYSVELVDVLTILREPEVRIEVKGYGGRDMARTYRFHGAMRGSAGATLVQLPGTAADIGGDVIVTNCAADQVPAQAVAALPPAPAGTRPAVEVRRADLSADRSRYVRRVDELSLTQQLDRVFKRRRRSLGEIMIFPGPAVDARPAFGRSFWWMDYEDGRYYVRTGDPIIAKPAGPTALTNEITRLAGLTRRFYREDREHEEYLRVHR; from the coding sequence TTGGCTACCTGGCGGTTCACCGGCCTGGAGTTCCAGATCCTCTGGTCCGCGTACGGCCACGACCGGCTGCCGTACCCGCTGCGTTATCGTCCGGTCGCCGATGATTTCGAGGACCTGCGCAGGCAACGCGAAGCCGCCGTCGACGTCCTGCTGGAGAAGTACTACTCGGTCGAACTGGTGGATGTGCTCACGATCCTGCGTGAGCCCGAGGTCCGCATCGAGGTCAAAGGGTACGGCGGCCGGGATATGGCCCGTACCTACCGTTTTCACGGCGCGATGCGCGGGTCCGCCGGCGCCACGCTGGTGCAGCTGCCGGGGACCGCGGCCGATATCGGCGGCGACGTGATCGTCACCAATTGCGCGGCCGACCAGGTTCCGGCGCAGGCCGTGGCCGCCTTACCGCCCGCACCCGCGGGCACCCGCCCGGCCGTGGAAGTGCGCCGCGCCGACCTCAGCGCCGACCGTTCCCGCTACGTCCGCAGGGTCGACGAACTCAGCCTCACCCAGCAGCTGGATCGGGTCTTCAAACGCCGCCGCCGCTCACTCGGCGAGATCATGATCTTCCCCGGCCCCGCCGTCGACGCCCGCCCCGCCTTCGGCCGCAGCTTCTGGTGGATGGACTACGAGGACGGCCGCTACTACGTCCGCACCGGCGACCCCATCATCGCCAAACCCGCGGGCCCCACCGCCCTCACCAACGAGATCACCCGCCTGGCCGGCCTCACCCGCCGCTTCTACCGCGAGGACCGCGAGCACGAGGAATACCTGCGCGTGCACCGGTGA
- a CDS encoding TerD family protein: MTEGLRQQHIMPISAESLVITARSALPAHLAAILLGPDGAIHDETDFVFGTQSEARGLRLAGPGMAPAPTLHVELSSIPHAATTVRVVLALDNPHRTFAEADAPVVEVADSRGGETYRISLAGLDASSAVVAVDIERSGAGWGITVVGRGHAGGFAAVLADSHVQVGSRPARREQVDATVLSEGRALSLVPGQVVRLRTGSGPTLDMVRLGLGWDPVPGHKLAGGAATPADLDAAALLFDHNHHLLDVVYFAQLSSNDGSVRHLGDSMTGEGGGENEVITVDLSRIHPQVATVILVVTSYHGHSFDSIANAFCRLVDASTGAELAHLDLHGGGPHTGMVMAKLYLAATGWKMQAIGEPVYATHPGEAVHQLTHHLA, encoded by the coding sequence GCGGCGATTCTGCTGGGCCCCGACGGCGCCATCCACGACGAGACCGACTTCGTCTTCGGCACTCAATCCGAGGCGCGGGGTCTGCGGCTGGCCGGCCCCGGGATGGCGCCGGCGCCCACACTGCACGTCGAGCTGTCCTCGATCCCGCACGCCGCGACCACCGTCCGGGTCGTGCTGGCGCTGGACAATCCGCACCGCACGTTCGCCGAAGCGGACGCGCCCGTGGTCGAGGTGGCCGACAGCCGGGGCGGGGAGACCTATCGCATCAGCCTCGCGGGGTTGGACGCGTCGTCGGCGGTCGTGGCGGTCGATATCGAACGCAGCGGCGCGGGCTGGGGCATCACCGTCGTCGGGCGCGGCCATGCCGGTGGGTTCGCGGCCGTGCTGGCCGACAGCCACGTCCAGGTGGGTTCGCGGCCGGCTCGGCGTGAGCAGGTGGACGCCACCGTGCTGTCCGAAGGCCGGGCGCTCAGCCTGGTGCCGGGCCAGGTCGTGCGGCTGCGCACCGGCTCGGGACCGACGCTCGATATGGTGCGCCTCGGTCTGGGCTGGGATCCGGTGCCGGGTCACAAACTGGCCGGTGGTGCGGCGACACCCGCCGATCTGGATGCCGCCGCGCTGCTGTTCGACCACAACCATCACCTGCTCGACGTCGTCTACTTCGCCCAGCTCAGTTCCAACGACGGCTCGGTGCGGCACCTGGGCGACAGCATGACCGGCGAGGGCGGCGGCGAGAACGAGGTCATCACCGTCGACCTGTCCCGGATCCACCCGCAGGTGGCGACGGTGATCCTGGTGGTCACCAGCTACCACGGCCACAGCTTCGACAGCATCGCCAACGCGTTCTGCCGCCTGGTCGACGCGAGCACCGGCGCCGAACTCGCCCACCTGGACCTGCACGGCGGCGGCCCGCACACCGGCATGGTGATGGCCAAGCTGTACCTGGCCGCCACCGGCTGGAAAATGCAGGCCATCGGCGAACCCGTCTACGCCACCCACCCCGGCGAAGCCGTGCACCAGCTCACCCACCACCTCGCCTGA
- a CDS encoding cation:proton antiporter: protein MSPTALALIQLGAVFFGLGVLGRIAAKIGMSPIPLYLLGGLVFGDGGVVELHEVDEFIHLASEIGVVLLLLLLGLEYSAAELVTGMRRSWPAGLLDIALNATPGVIVALLLDLGATGAIAMAGVTYISSSGIVAKVLNDLGRLGNRETPVVLSILVFEDLAMAGYLPVLTAVLAGVGFVAGLQTLGIALIAITVVLVVALRYGKYVSAVVASDDREIFLLKLLGAALLVAGVASAVQVSAAVGAFLLGIAISDSTAHNATKILEPLRDLFAAMFFVLFGLSTDPASIPPVLGWAVLLAVVTTATKIATGWWAAGRSGATELGRARAGAALVAHGEFSIVIAGLAVAAGAVPDGFAALATTYVLLMAVLGPVAARVVEPVVALITRRPKPAPDPVEE, encoded by the coding sequence ATAAGTCCAACCGCGCTGGCCTTGATCCAGCTGGGGGCGGTGTTCTTCGGGCTGGGAGTGCTCGGCCGGATCGCGGCCAAGATCGGCATGTCGCCGATTCCGCTGTACCTGCTCGGTGGTCTGGTCTTCGGTGACGGCGGCGTCGTCGAACTGCACGAGGTGGACGAATTCATCCACCTGGCAAGCGAAATCGGTGTGGTGTTGCTGTTGCTGCTGCTCGGTCTCGAGTACAGCGCCGCCGAACTCGTCACCGGGATGCGAAGATCCTGGCCCGCCGGTCTGCTCGATATCGCGTTGAACGCGACGCCCGGCGTGATCGTGGCACTGCTGCTCGACCTCGGGGCGACCGGCGCCATCGCCATGGCCGGAGTCACCTACATCTCGTCGTCGGGCATCGTCGCCAAGGTGCTCAACGATCTGGGGCGCCTGGGTAACCGGGAAACGCCGGTGGTGCTGTCGATCCTGGTGTTCGAGGATCTGGCCATGGCCGGCTACCTGCCGGTGCTGACGGCGGTGCTCGCGGGCGTCGGATTCGTCGCGGGCCTGCAAACCCTCGGCATCGCGTTGATCGCCATCACGGTGGTGCTCGTCGTCGCCCTGCGCTACGGCAAGTACGTGTCCGCGGTGGTGGCCAGCGACGATCGAGAGATCTTCCTGCTCAAGCTGCTCGGCGCGGCGCTGCTGGTGGCCGGGGTCGCCTCGGCGGTGCAGGTGTCGGCGGCGGTCGGCGCGTTCCTGCTCGGCATCGCGATCTCCGACTCCACCGCGCACAATGCCACCAAGATCCTGGAACCGCTGCGCGATCTGTTCGCGGCGATGTTCTTCGTGCTGTTCGGGCTCAGTACCGATCCGGCCAGCATTCCGCCGGTGCTGGGCTGGGCGGTGCTGCTGGCGGTGGTCACCACCGCCACCAAGATCGCCACCGGTTGGTGGGCGGCCGGTCGTTCCGGCGCCACCGAACTCGGCCGGGCTCGCGCGGGGGCCGCTCTGGTCGCGCACGGCGAATTCTCCATCGTCATCGCGGGACTGGCGGTCGCCGCCGGTGCGGTGCCCGACGGATTCGCCGCGCTGGCCACCACCTATGTGCTGTTGATGGCGGTGCTCGGGCCGGTGGCCGCACGCGTGGTGGAACCGGTGGTGGCGCTGATCACGCGCCGCCCCAAGCCCGCACCGGACCCGGTCGAGGAATGA
- a CDS encoding cation:proton antiporter regulatory subunit, whose protein sequence is MNVDVTPLPGIGVRKDFQLTGARRRIGVIDHKDGSIDLIFTKAGDPDTTVQIPLSAAEAGVLANLLGAPQLVAQLREEHRDMDGVNTRQLPILEGSPYDGRTLGETGMRTRTTSSIVAVMRAGQVIASPGPDFAFTAGDLLVVVGTGEGLDAAARILTDG, encoded by the coding sequence GTGAACGTGGATGTGACCCCGCTGCCGGGAATCGGTGTGCGCAAAGATTTTCAGCTGACGGGTGCCCGTCGCCGCATCGGTGTGATCGACCACAAGGACGGCAGTATCGACCTGATCTTCACCAAGGCCGGCGATCCCGATACCACGGTGCAGATCCCGTTGAGCGCGGCCGAGGCCGGGGTGCTGGCCAATCTGCTCGGCGCACCGCAGCTGGTCGCCCAGCTGCGCGAGGAACACCGCGATATGGACGGGGTCAACACCCGTCAGCTGCCGATCCTGGAAGGTTCGCCCTACGATGGGCGCACGCTCGGTGAGACCGGAATGCGCACCAGGACCACCTCATCCATCGTCGCGGTGATGCGGGCCGGTCAGGTGATCGCCTCCCCGGGCCCGGATTTCGCGTTCACCGCGGGAGATCTGCTGGTCGTAGTCGGTACCGGCGAGGGGCTCGACGCCGCCGCCCGGATCCTGACCGACGGCTGA